AAAGATTACTATCAGATATAAAGAAATAATCAACCAAGAATTAAATGGTAAATTGAATCTAGAGAAGATGAAAGTCTCAATGAAAGATCTGCTACACAGTAGATATATGGGTGTATACTCAGCTAAAGTATCAGAGGACTTTAAAAAGCTTACCGGTACATTTACTATGAATGCTGACAAAAAGAATTATTCTTTTAGTTTAACAAAGAAATAAAATTACTAACAAAAAAGGTTAAATATGAAAAAGCAAATATTAATTCCAATAATTTTACTTGTTGGATTTCTGTTCTATTCATGTACGGATACTACAACAAACAATCCGGAAACACCAACTACTGGCAGTATTTACGTTACTTCAATTCCTACAGGCGCTCAAATTTGGATCAACAATCAAAACAAGGGGAATACTCCGGATAGCGTAGTTAGTTTAACAGCCGGTTTATATCAAGTAACTTTAAAACTTGATGGTTATAAAGATACTACAGTTTCTGTAACAGTTATTGCCGGGCAAAAAGCAACTAAAAATGTTGTATTAACAATAAGTCTTGTAACGGTTTCATTTGGTCCCGTTAGAATTTGGGAAACAACAGGTACCAACGCCAACCAACCAAGCGGTTTAGTATTATCAACAGGTGAAGCATTTGGCATAAGTAGTACTAATAAAGATAAAGTTGATTTGTATTATTACACCAATTCTTCATTTACCGTTCACGAATTGAGAAGTGCTAATAATGGTACTAGTTTAACTCGCAGTACTTACTTTAAATTGGGTAATTCAACAAACTTGAACGATAAAC
The window above is part of the Ignavibacteriales bacterium genome. Proteins encoded here:
- a CDS encoding PEGA domain-containing protein produces the protein MKKQILIPIILLVGFLFYSCTDTTTNNPETPTTGSIYVTSIPTGAQIWINNQNKGNTPDSVVSLTAGLYQVTLKLDGYKDTTVSVTVIAGQKATKNVVLTISLVTVSFGPVRIWETTGTNANQPSGLVLSTGEAFGISSTNKDKVDLYYYTNSSFTVHELRSANNGTSLTRSTYFKLGNSTNLNDKLASPAKDGTWDNKMSDLLGNYVFLYDQDKHYSKIIITSIGGGTIGVPAWVEVQWIYNQTVDDKRF